From a region of the Flavobacterium sediminilitoris genome:
- a CDS encoding sensor histidine kinase produces MKLRKFQLLILLLQFSFSFSQISISESFNNSINDTLKPLKRENLKIKEVCKILNLQPSFYSSKHKVDFDNLFFDLKKSINTIVKKNDKINAYYTLMTYSMNNFEEYENNISYPDSIIKYIGNDIKGNEVNLITTYTILSNHNLSNDNFEVALNYCNEALKLFNKTPKNKQHFFVNIYNSFGNIYKYTYQFDKSNYYFQKANTVVDSNSNYYKDYYRFANKDLIVENKILKFLQEKDNLLLDQASKIQKEILINNPKDEWLSKWHLHNSYIYYFKNDFAEAQKELAKSNSIKHKKRNWKIMDSYYSTIEALIDFKIGNEEKAIRIIESNTIDEYFENLLYTEVYNYYKKNGNYHKANVYLEKLLASRAFENLYKNKGEILIAQNKHNVREKEIEIENLKEIATIRKVKHRLQIAVLILAIILIFIFLIQITRRQQIKKTEEKKKYQQKIKFIKKSLKNAENKILNERKKIGISIHNTLLGNIITLQYQVKHFITNTKNDKILKELIYIEKELSLIYKDARNFSHSLASVSKKNNSEDIFFYLEDIKKKFNKMNLLNINIEIEESIKNQILTLKNRQITQKLIPVIKETISNTIKHTNSKNYTLKFEIINENKLIIKIINDGVLLTNSKNKKPGIGLTSLRKEIEEINGFFETKLLQSGFEININFPIS; encoded by the coding sequence ATGAAATTAAGAAAATTTCAACTTCTTATTCTATTATTACAATTCTCTTTTTCTTTTAGTCAAATTTCGATAAGTGAATCATTTAACAACAGTATTAATGACACACTAAAACCCTTAAAAAGGGAAAATCTTAAAATAAAGGAAGTTTGTAAAATTTTAAATTTACAACCCTCTTTTTATTCTTCAAAGCATAAGGTTGATTTTGATAATTTGTTTTTTGATTTGAAAAAGTCAATAAATACTATTGTAAAAAAAAACGATAAAATTAATGCTTATTATACTCTAATGACTTATTCAATGAATAATTTTGAAGAATATGAGAATAATATATCATATCCAGATTCCATCATAAAATATATAGGAAATGACATAAAAGGGAATGAAGTAAATTTAATTACAACTTATACCATTTTATCTAATCATAATTTAAGTAATGATAATTTTGAGGTAGCATTAAACTATTGTAATGAAGCACTTAAATTATTTAATAAAACTCCAAAAAACAAACAACATTTTTTTGTAAATATCTACAACTCATTTGGAAATATTTACAAATATACATATCAATTTGACAAGAGTAATTATTATTTTCAAAAAGCAAATACTGTTGTAGACTCTAACTCTAATTACTATAAAGACTATTATAGATTTGCAAATAAAGATCTTATTGTTGAGAATAAAATTCTAAAATTTCTTCAAGAAAAGGATAACTTATTACTTGATCAAGCGTCAAAAATCCAAAAAGAAATTTTAATTAATAACCCAAAAGATGAATGGCTTTCAAAATGGCATTTACACAATTCTTATATTTATTATTTTAAAAATGATTTTGCAGAAGCTCAAAAAGAACTAGCGAAATCAAACTCAATTAAGCATAAGAAGCGTAATTGGAAAATAATGGACAGTTATTATTCAACTATTGAAGCTTTGATCGATTTTAAAATTGGAAACGAAGAAAAAGCAATTAGAATAATTGAAAGTAATACTATTGATGAATATTTTGAAAATCTTTTATATACAGAAGTTTACAATTATTATAAAAAAAATGGTAATTATCATAAAGCAAACGTGTATTTAGAAAAATTACTTGCCAGTAGAGCTTTTGAAAATCTTTATAAGAATAAAGGAGAAATTTTAATTGCTCAAAATAAACATAATGTTAGAGAAAAAGAAATTGAAATTGAAAACTTAAAAGAAATTGCTACAATAAGGAAGGTAAAACATAGACTTCAAATTGCTGTTCTAATTCTTGCAATTATTCTCATTTTTATATTTTTAATTCAAATAACAAGAAGACAGCAAATTAAGAAAACAGAGGAAAAAAAGAAATACCAACAAAAGATAAAGTTCATAAAAAAGTCTTTAAAAAATGCTGAAAATAAAATTTTAAATGAAAGAAAAAAAATTGGAATATCAATACATAATACTCTTTTAGGAAATATAATTACACTTCAATATCAGGTTAAACATTTTATAACTAATACTAAAAATGATAAAATATTAAAAGAGTTAATTTATATTGAAAAAGAATTAAGCCTTATTTACAAAGACGCTAGAAATTTTTCACATTCATTAGCATCAGTTTCCAAAAAGAATAATTCTGAAGATATTTTTTTCTACTTAGAAGATATCAAAAAGAAATTTAATAAAATGAACTTATTAAATATAAATATTGAGATTGAAGAAAGCATCAAGAATCAAATCTTAACATTGAAAAACAGACAAATCACGCAAAAGTTAATTCCGGTGATTAAAGAAACTATTTCAAACACAATTAAGCATACAAATTCTAAAAATTATACATTAAAATTTGAAATAATAAATGAGAATAAATTAATTATAAAAATTATTAATGATGGTGTTTTACTTACTAATTCTAAAAATAAAAAACCTGGAATTGGTCTTACATCACTAAGAAAGGAAATTGAAGAAATAAATGGCTTTTTTGAGACTAAACTGCTTCAATCTGGTTTTGAAATAAACATCAACTTTCCGATATCTTAA